The Phaeocystidibacter marisrubri DNA segment TGGGTTAATATTTTACTTATTTCCGCATTGGTGCTTTCGCTTGAAGCCGTTAACTCCGCTATCGAAAACCTCGCCGACGCTGTACATCCCGATCGCCATCCCCTTATTGGAAAATGTAAGGATATTGCTGCAGGAGCCGTTCTCATAGCGGCTATCTTTGCAGTGGCCATTGCCGCTATTATTTTCACACCCTACATTGTAGAAGCATGAATTACACCGACATACTGAACCACGTACGAGAGATCATTCAAACCGAGGGTCAAAGTGGACTTAAAAATGTTTGTGAGACGCTTAAGTCGAGTGTTCGATATTACAACTGGGTCGGCATTTACTACATGAACGACGTCACACAAATCTTGGAAATTGGTCCCTACGCTGGAGCCGAAACTGAACACACTCGCATTCCTTATGGCAAGGGAATCTGCGGTCAGGTGGCCGTATCTGGAGAGACCTTTACTGTTCAAGATGTAAGTGAGCAAGACAATTACATCGCTTGCAGCATTGAGACGAAATCGGAAATTGTGGTTCCCATCCACAAGGGGCAAAAGCTAGTTGCCCAACTGGACATCGACTCTCATTACGCATCTCCTTTCACCAGCGAAGATGAAGATTTCCTCAACGCTGTATGTGCAGAAATTGCCATGGTACTTTGATCAATTCGCCCGCATTGCTTCCACCGGATCCTTCCTACTCGCAGTGAGCGCAGGAAATATTCCGAAAATCACCCCAATAAAAGCAGAGGTAAACACGCCGATCATAATGTTGTTGA contains these protein-coding regions:
- a CDS encoding diacylglycerol kinase family protein, yielding MVSKNSRIRAFGVAFKGLFSLFREFHFKIHITALLTVIVAGFYFHISSAHWVNILLISALVLSLEAVNSAIENLADAVHPDRHPLIGKCKDIAAGAVLIAAIFAVAIAAIIFTPYIVEA
- a CDS encoding GAF domain-containing protein, whose amino-acid sequence is MNYTDILNHVREIIQTEGQSGLKNVCETLKSSVRYYNWVGIYYMNDVTQILEIGPYAGAETEHTRIPYGKGICGQVAVSGETFTVQDVSEQDNYIACSIETKSEIVVPIHKGQKLVAQLDIDSHYASPFTSEDEDFLNAVCAEIAMVL